A single genomic interval of Lathyrus oleraceus cultivar Zhongwan6 chromosome 7, CAAS_Psat_ZW6_1.0, whole genome shotgun sequence harbors:
- the LOC127103325 gene encoding uncharacterized GPI-anchored protein At1g61900: protein MILPPSSSNSLQNQLIHCHKQKQGNDASSYSIIQRHELMDKAYLDHDYMACAPFSIINICHQPCSPCHTIPTLCSIKSSNLTGGSCPVKNDSTFERTVNTSKLVEACRTVDPLKECCRPVCRPAIMDAALQISGRQMMINNDNMAGEMNHTDYLNDCKGVVYSYLSKQLSSEVANKAFRILSACKVNKVYPLTFKEPSDVIAVCKNVVAPSPTCCSSLNTYIAETQQKILITNKQAIICATQFGSMLRGGGVMKNVYELCDVDLKDFSIQAFGVQDAECLLRSLPGDVIFDNSSGVSFTCDLSDNIAAPWPSSSSFTSLSFCAPEMSLPALPISQSLKNIGCNSAGVGFLVIFTFFVSIVVLIF, encoded by the exons ATGATTTTGCCACCAAGTAGCAGCAACAGCCTGCAAAACCAGTTGATACATTGCCATAAACAGAAACAAGGAAATGATGCATCATCATATTCCATCATCCAAAGGCATGAGCTAATGGATAAAGCTTACCTTGATCATGACTACATGGCCTGTG CACCATTCTCCATTATAAACATATGTCATCAACCTTGTTCGCCTTGCCACACTATACCCACACTTTGTTCTATTAAATCATCTAATCTTACAGGCGGGTCATGCCCTGTGAAGAATGATTCTACTTTTGAAAGAACAGTAAACACAAGTAAATTAGTTGAGGCCTGTAGAACTGTTGATCCACTTAAAGAGTGTTGCAGACCTGTTTGTCGGCCTGCAATTATGGATGCAGCGCTTCAGATTTCTGGCCGACAAATGATGATAAATAATGACAATATGGCTGGGGAAATGAATCACACTGATTATCTAAATGATTGCAAAGGTGTTGTTTATTCTTATCTTTCCAAACAACTATCATCGGAGGTTGCAAATAAAGCATTCCGGATACTATCTGCCTGCAAAGTCAACAAAGTTTATCCTTTGACTTTTAAGGAGCCTTCAGATGTAATTGCTGTATGTAAGAATGTAGTTGCTCCTAGTCCTACCTGCTGCAGTTCATTAAATACATATATTGCAGAGACACaacaaaaaatattaattacCAATAAACAAGCTATAATATGTGCAACACAATTTGGATCGATGTTACGTGGAGGTGGGGTGATGAAAAATGTTTATGAGCTTTGTGATGTCGATTTGAAAGATTTCAGCATACAAGCATTTGGAGTACAAGATGCAGAATGTCTACTCCGAAGCTTGCCGGGAGATGTGATATTTGACAATTCATCTGGTGTTAGTTTTACATGTGATTTAAGTGACAATATTGCTGCACCCTGGCCCTCATCATCTTCATTTACATCTCTATCATTCTGTGCACCTGAGATGTCATTACCAGCATTACCAATTTCACAGTCATTGAAAAACATTGGTTGTAATTCTGCTGGAGTGGGTTTCCTTGTTATATTTACATTTTTTGTCAGTATTGTTGTACTGATATTTTAG